GCTGGAGGCCTGCAGCTGGAGGAGTACCCTTCAGGTGGTCCAAGTTTGCACATTCTGCAGTTGGTCATGCTATGATGAGCAAAATACAACCTGTGTTTGCCAACGGATTCCTGCACTGGTTGATCAGTCCTTCTCTTCTCATCAGAAGGCCAAGAGCTGCCATCATATTGTTTTCTGTCGCAGAGGAGACCTTCGGATCCGTCCGTTCACCACCGTTCTGGGGATCAAGAGAGCACGTACGCCCCTGGTCCCAGTCAGAAGGAGAGCATCTGGTCGTGATGGATGACCAGGTGTGTATTGTCCGGAACCTTCGCAACGGAACCCCTCATGGTAGTGCCCTGGAGATTTGGGGGCTACTGGATTACGGCTCTGGTGATTGGACGCTGAATCATCGAATCGATTTGTTCGGGCACATTAGAAGAGAATTAGGCGAGCCACAGGCTGTGAGAGTTATTGGTTCTCTTGGCAATTGCAGGTCAGGGAAGAAGATTGTCATTGCTACTAGCAAGCACTGGGTTTATGAAAAGTTTCATAAAAAGGTTTACACCTATGATCCTAGCTGTCAGGTTCTAGAGGGCATTCTTTCGGTCACTGAGACACACACCTCTGTTCCATGCTTCATCCCTGGTTCAAGATTCAGTTTATTTGAAGAGAGCCTTGCTCCAGTGCATAAAAGGGATGAAGAGGTTGCCCTGTCATCTACCCTGGCTAAGGCAACTAAAGAAACTACTACTTCCAAGCTAAAAGGTTAAAAGGCGAAAGGTCAGTATTGTGTAAATCAAGATCGGCATCTCCATGGCGTGTATTCTCAGGATATCAGTTAGCTGGTTTCGAATGTGTGCGGCAGAAATCAAGAGCTGATAATGCATATAGTACATGTAGAATGGCTCCAGCTACATGAAGAATCGGGTGTAGGCTTGTTTTGCTTTGTTCTAAAATTTGAGGAAGAGAATAAAGAGATAGAAATATATTGGGCGGTTCAGTTTTGCCTGAGCAAAACTTCTTTGTACTACATagttccttcttgaagttctttccCAATACAGTCGTCACACAATAGGTGCCACTAGTTCTGATTTGGTTGCATACTGTCCATATAGTCTTACATCTGAACATTTTTCCCTGCAAGAATCACCGTTAGCAACTGCATTGTACTCCTCGAGAACCACAGAGATATATCAACGGTTATGCACTGTGCTGCAACCGCCGGCCGCCCTCCTGCCAACATAGAATAATACTCCCTCTATAatttaatataagacgtttttacaagttacagagggagtatgttgAGAATGACACGGTTGGGCTAAATAGCAGTATTAATACAGTAAGATGAGACAAAGTGCATGGGTGATCTTTTGCTGTTTTGTTTGTTAGTTCTGTACATCTTTAAAATGGGCACTCTCAACTGACCCAAAGTATATGGTGCAAATTACCGAGCTGCACTTATCTTTGTATGATGGGCCTTTGCTTGTTTTTCAAGGTATTATGTCTTCTTCTCATCGGATAGGGCGAGCATACCACCCTTGACCACTGCCCCGATCATGAACCAAACTATGTTTAGGTACTGAAAGCTGCAACATAGATCGTCAAAGGTCCTTCTGTTGGAACAATTGGCCAGAAAAAGTGGTATTTCACATGATCATCACATTTCTCTTCTTGTGGCTGTTATCATAGCAATTTTTTGCAGTATTAAATGATCCCTAGTGAATTCGGATAATATTCAAAATCCACCAATTTCTTAGCTCAAATGGAATAATCATTTCCCAAATGCACACTAATATTCACAATCCTTCAATATTGCGTGAGATCTCTAGGCAGGCAGTGCGGTCTGCAGCCGCCAGACAAATAATTTAACGACCTTTTGATGCACGAACACAATGCACACTGATGTCTTGTGTATCACAAATGAATTTAGAAACAATATAACAGATTTGGGGACACAAAATGTCGAAGTCCTATATAGTGGTGGACTTAAGTATCAAGAATTCCTTGTGTGTTCCAGATTAATGAAAATTACATTTGCAACAGTATGGTAAGCAATGAAGTACACAGAAGATGCAACACCGTAGGTAAACAGAATCTAATGCTTGTACGTGCTTGTGTTAACTATTGAGACAATAACTCTCGTGTATTATCCTGATATTATTTGCAGGGTACTCTATTATTTGTGCTATTAAAGATACTCTGAAACTCTTCACGGCACATCAATTCAGTCTGGTCAGGACTCAGACATGAATTTGTTATAAGAACAAACAGAAAGTCCCGGTGCCGTGCGGCCGGGTAGCGGAGCTTGATGGAGGCAAGGCGCCACAGGTCCGTCGGCGCGGCatgcagcagccagccagccagcaggCCCAAGCTGGGCTCCTGTGAGTTAGTGCTTCACTCCACCCCCCCTCTGTTTGTATATGCTGACTACAAAGAGCAGGCGCAAAATTGATCCATCAGACAACAACAATTGGCATATCTTTATATGCTGACTAAAAAGAGCAGGCGCacaaataactactccctccgttcctaaatataagtctttttagggattccactacaaactacatacggatgtatatagacatattttagattatagattcactcattttaattcgtatgtagtccatagtgaaatctctaaaaagacttatatttaggaacggaggaagtatatcatCATGgtggtgatgcaatgaatcaataaATATAGTTTACATCAAATACAAACATCTGCGCTAGCTAAAGCCTTCAACGGCAATATATCCTAGCTACTCtgttatactccctctgtctctaagagcgttttttacactagtgtaaaaaacgctcttatattatgggacggagggagtacttttcatgATAGCTATCTCAACCTTACTTTTTCATTACAGCAAATGCTTCCCTGTTAGTACTTCATATCTATTTCACTACCAAACATGTGTTGTTCCACCAGAAATAAGCATAGTTGTCAAGCAATTGCAACATAACCTGTTTGAATCGACTACCCTTTTAACTCTCTTTAACCTCTTTGGGAAGCAAACTTGTTGGTGCACATATTGCTCCAAACTGTCTCAGATATTTATCCTGGAACCACGCCTGAATCTCAGGATAAAGAAAATCTGGATCCATGCATCTCTTAATGCCGCCCGGTTGTCTATTAATTTTTGTCAATCTCCAACTCTTCTTTGGCTGGGACAAACAGATGGTGACGGAGCCAGGAACATTTGAACCATCCTTAGGCATGGCAAGACATCCCCTTTAAGCAAAGCCCACGCAAATACCTGCTAGTCTGCAACCGACTGGTGGCATCTCTGATGGGTACACTACAATCTGCAGTGGAGGCTCCTGATTATGTCGAGAAAAGATGGGACTAACGTGCTGGTCATGCTGGGACTCATAGTAATACAGAGTAAACTACAAACTCTGGTGGAATTGAGGCAACAGAAGATGATTGGTTTAAATATGTTATAACATTGAGAGCACAAGATTGATAACATGCAGCTCGAGCCTTTCGATTATCTTTTGACAATCCAAAAGAAGTGTCGATCTTCTTTTCAACCCTATCAGCCCACCCAACACATATTCCTTGCCGCAGAAGTTCCTCTCATTCAGCATTGACTTTTTTTTTTTTGGTTTCATCCTCCAGGCCTGTTCAACATCCTCAGAAACTCCAAAATACCAAGAAAATCCATCACGGAATTTGCTATGGTGAAATATTAGTCGAACAAGTTGCTTTTTCAACGTCGACACCTCTTCCATTGTTTTCAGGTGAAGTGAGTAGTCTCTACAGAATTCCACTGGATTTCTTCAACACTCAAATGACCGCAAAGCAAGGGAAACGGTTCAAACGTCAGTGCGAAAACCTATTTCTGTGCCTCTCGAACCATGGCATTGAGCTTCTTCTGTCTCTTCCTTTCATGTCGATCCTTATCTTCTGGATCAGAACCAACTTCACTTGTTTCTCTACCAGTGTCGCCCTGAATTTGAAAAGTGGTATAGCTCAAAGCTGATGAAGCAGTTGTGTATCCCAATATGAGGTTGGATCTGGCACAGCCTTAATGACTCTTCAGCATTTTAATTATTGTCAGAAGGTATTGTGCCATAGCCTTTTCCATTGATGTAACGTTATCTTGGTTGTGAAGTGCTTTCAATGTCTTCAAGCAACGCTCAGATTCA
This DNA window, taken from Triticum aestivum cultivar Chinese Spring chromosome 1D, IWGSC CS RefSeq v2.1, whole genome shotgun sequence, encodes the following:
- the LOC123183005 gene encoding F-box protein At5g49610, translated to MMGGSKRKSAIPSCGEAGKITAEAFPSSKRKKALLALCARLLPDDMMLEVLLRLPVKSILRFRAVCRSWAALLSSKDFCSLHMATCKVLPPAPKLLVVSPTEKLDSATVCSYSPSGPRDDLLFTIDSARPDSVEVLTPSPCCGLTLLYDAAALAYYVCNAATRAVARLPPYCDRARDFTAGLGFDARTREYKVVRLINGLAHEDILRCEVYTPGADCWRPAAGGVPFRWSKFAHSAVGHAMMSKIQPVFANGFLHWLISPSLLIRRPRAAIILFSVAEETFGSVRSPPFWGSREHVRPWSQSEGEHLVVMDDQVCIVRNLRNGTPHGSALEIWGLLDYGSGDWTLNHRIDLFGHIRRELGEPQAVRVIGSLGNCRSGKKIVIATSKHWVYEKFHKKVYTYDPSCQVLEGILSVTETHTSVPCFIPGSRFSLFEESLAPVHKRDEEVALSSTLAKATKETTTSKLKG